One Deinococcus grandis DNA window includes the following coding sequences:
- a CDS encoding dipeptidase: MTTPDLSAALNREQANEELFDLLRLPSVSADPTRTADMAATAEFLRAKLAGLGFTARIDPTAGHPVVYAERLNAPGKPTVLIYGHYDVQPEAPLEEWVTPPFEPTVRDGRIYARGSTDDKGQAYAHVKGVELLLSQGELPVNVKFLLEGEEEIGSPNLEPYLREHAEELKADVIVISDGSRFAPDVPTITYGVRGLSYVEIHVQGANRDLHSGSYGGAAPNPINALAEIITRLKDDQGRVTIPGFYDGIDDLTDTERQMWADLPHDDAEFAASIGVPALPGEHGYTTLERLWGRPTLDVNGIWGGYQGEGSKTVIAAKAGAKVSMRLVPGQDPERITGLITEYVPTLAPAGTTAVVHPHHGGRPFKFDLNSPYNLAANRALKRVFGREAVFARTGGSIPIVAAFNDLLHAPVLFVDLGLNEDAPHSPNESFAVSDYHNGILTSAYLLQELGANTTE, translated from the coding sequence GAGTTCCTGCGCGCCAAACTGGCGGGGCTGGGCTTCACGGCCCGCATCGACCCGACCGCCGGGCACCCCGTCGTGTACGCCGAACGCCTGAACGCCCCCGGCAAACCCACCGTCCTGATCTACGGCCACTACGACGTGCAGCCCGAGGCCCCGCTGGAAGAGTGGGTCACGCCGCCCTTCGAACCCACCGTCCGCGACGGCCGCATCTACGCGCGTGGCAGTACCGACGACAAGGGCCAGGCGTACGCGCACGTCAAGGGCGTGGAACTGCTGCTCTCGCAGGGCGAACTGCCCGTCAACGTGAAGTTCCTGCTGGAGGGCGAGGAGGAGATCGGCAGCCCGAACCTCGAACCGTACCTGCGGGAGCACGCCGAGGAACTGAAAGCCGACGTGATCGTCATCAGCGACGGGAGCCGCTTCGCGCCCGACGTGCCCACCATCACCTACGGCGTGCGTGGCCTGAGCTACGTCGAGATTCACGTCCAGGGCGCCAACCGCGACCTGCACAGCGGCAGCTACGGCGGCGCCGCCCCCAACCCCATCAACGCGCTGGCGGAGATCATCACGCGCCTCAAGGACGACCAGGGCCGCGTCACCATCCCCGGCTTCTACGACGGCATCGACGACCTGACCGACACCGAACGCCAGATGTGGGCCGACCTCCCCCACGACGACGCCGAATTCGCCGCCAGCATCGGCGTGCCCGCCCTGCCCGGCGAACACGGCTACACCACCCTGGAACGCCTGTGGGGCCGCCCCACCCTCGACGTGAACGGCATCTGGGGCGGCTACCAGGGCGAAGGCAGCAAGACCGTCATCGCCGCCAAGGCCGGCGCGAAGGTCAGCATGCGCCTCGTCCCCGGACAGGACCCTGAACGCATCACGGGGCTGATCACCGAGTACGTGCCCACCCTCGCGCCCGCAGGGACCACCGCCGTCGTCCACCCGCACCACGGCGGCCGCCCCTTCAAGTTCGACCTGAACAGCCCCTACAACCTCGCCGCGAACCGCGCCCTCAAGCGTGTCTTCGGCCGGGAAGCCGTGTTCGCCCGCACCGGCGGGAGCATCCCCATCGTCGCCGCGTTCAACGACCTCCTGCACGCCCCGGTCCTGTTCGTGGACCTCGGCCTGAACGAGGACGCCCCCCACAGCCCCAACGAGAGCTTCGCCGTCAGCGACTACCACAACGGCATCCTCACCAGCGCCTACCTGCTGCAGGAACTCGGCGCGAATACCACCGAATGA
- the purN gene encoding phosphoribosylglycinamide formyltransferase: MKLGFLASHGGSAARHLVEACRAGELNATPVALVSNNSRSPALAWARDAGLTTAHLSSARYPDPDDLDAAILDVLVSAGADTLVLSGYMREIGPRVLHHFAGRLVNIHPSLLPRHGGRGMYGDRVHESVLASGDPESGATVHLVTAGIDEGPILAQARVPVLPDDDLASLKARVQATEGDLMLRAVRSLA, translated from the coding sequence ATGAAGCTCGGCTTCCTCGCCTCGCACGGTGGCAGCGCCGCGCGGCACCTCGTCGAGGCCTGCCGCGCGGGTGAGCTGAACGCCACGCCCGTCGCCCTGGTCAGCAACAACAGCCGCTCCCCGGCCCTCGCCTGGGCGCGCGACGCGGGCCTCACGACCGCGCACCTCAGCAGCGCCAGATACCCCGACCCGGACGACCTCGACGCCGCGATCCTGGACGTCCTCGTCAGCGCGGGCGCGGACACCCTCGTCCTCAGCGGGTACATGCGCGAGATCGGCCCGCGCGTCCTGCACCACTTCGCGGGCCGCCTCGTGAACATCCACCCCAGCCTCCTGCCCCGCCACGGCGGACGCGGCATGTACGGCGACCGCGTCCACGAGAGCGTCCTCGCCAGCGGCGACCCCGAGAGCGGAGCCACCGTCCACCTCGTCACCGCCGGCATCGACGAGGGCCCCATCCTCGCGCAGGCCCGCGTGCCCGTCCTGCCCGACGACGACCTCGCCAGCCTCAAGGCCCGCGTGCAGGCCACCGAAGGCGACCTCATGCTGCGCGCCGTCCGCAGCCTCGCGTAG
- a CDS encoding DUF402 domain-containing protein → MKRKVFDLSGWARVTRHTQTVLHVPGHVIVDFVAHDVIRPLDAPIPGRDGLRRILDSGYRWVRAHPTTGEGTPGSSLTIQLDPTGRPVQYYIDLHGGEGWHDSGYPWHDDLYLDVIGHPAEHDRWTVAATAIIDGDELDDAVTQGLVTPAQADATWTHARHVEAQLQAGTYPPVHVLKRYLEDPYT, encoded by the coding sequence ATGAAACGGAAAGTCTTCGACCTGAGCGGCTGGGCGCGCGTCACCCGGCACACCCAGACCGTCCTGCACGTCCCCGGTCACGTGATCGTGGACTTCGTCGCACACGACGTCATCCGGCCCCTCGACGCGCCCATTCCCGGACGGGACGGCCTGCGCCGCATTCTGGACAGCGGATACCGCTGGGTGCGCGCCCACCCCACCACCGGGGAGGGCACGCCCGGCAGCTCCCTGACCATCCAACTCGACCCTACCGGGCGACCCGTGCAGTACTACATCGACCTGCACGGCGGGGAAGGCTGGCACGACAGCGGGTACCCCTGGCACGACGACCTGTACCTCGACGTGATCGGCCACCCCGCCGAACACGACCGCTGGACGGTCGCCGCCACCGCGATCATCGACGGGGACGAACTCGACGACGCCGTCACCCAGGGCCTCGTCACGCCCGCCCAGGCCGACGCCACCTGGACACACGCCCGCCACGTGGAAGCGCAACTCCAGGCGGGCACCTACCCACCCGTGCATGTCCTCAAGCGCTACCTGGAAGACCCGTACACTTGA
- a CDS encoding peroxiredoxin translates to MSDSVQVPVVGEAFPAFTLMDAAGQAHSLSDFAGRYVVLYVYPKDDTPGCTREACDFRDNALLREHGAAILGVSADDADSHARFAEKFSLPFPLLSDPGAAFLRSIGSYGTKNMYGKVTEGIKRQTFLIGPDGRLVKSWLAVKVEGHADHVAAAIEKDRAAKGVQ, encoded by the coding sequence ATGAGTGATTCGGTGCAGGTTCCGGTGGTGGGGGAGGCGTTTCCGGCATTCACGTTGATGGACGCGGCGGGGCAGGCGCATTCGCTGTCTGATTTCGCGGGGCGGTACGTGGTGCTGTACGTGTATCCGAAGGACGACACGCCGGGGTGCACGCGGGAGGCGTGTGATTTCCGGGACAACGCGCTGCTGCGCGAGCATGGCGCGGCGATTCTGGGCGTGAGTGCGGACGACGCGGACAGTCACGCGCGGTTCGCGGAGAAGTTCAGCCTGCCGTTCCCGCTGCTGAGTGATCCGGGCGCGGCGTTCCTGCGGTCCATCGGGTCGTATGGGACGAAGAACATGTACGGGAAGGTCACGGAAGGGATCAAGCGGCAGACGTTCCTGATCGGTCCGGATGGGCGGCTGGTGAAGTCGTGGCTGGCGGTGAAGGTGGAGGGGCACGCGGATCACGTGGCGGCCGCCATCGAGAAGGATCGCGCGGCGAAGGGCGTGCAGTGA
- the rpiA gene encoding ribose 5-phosphate isomerase A gives MNLEALKREAALRAVALVRSGDRVGLGTGSTAKYAIEEIGRKLAAGELTAVVGVATSEASDTLARQVGIPVEPLDPRPLDIAIDGADEIAPNLDLIKGLGGALLREKLTEVQARRFIVIADHTKLVEHIGEKSALPIEIARFGFLSTIERLRAILPSGRLRQPGAQPYVTDNGNYIFDAQIPAGTDIAALERQLKGTLGVVDTGLFLGMAERAFVAAPDGVTELTPR, from the coding sequence ATGAATCTGGAGGCGTTGAAGCGCGAGGCGGCCCTGCGCGCCGTGGCTCTCGTGAGGAGTGGGGACCGGGTGGGCCTGGGGACGGGCAGCACCGCGAAGTACGCCATCGAGGAGATCGGCCGGAAACTCGCGGCGGGTGAGCTGACGGCTGTGGTGGGCGTGGCGACCAGCGAGGCGAGTGACACGCTGGCCCGGCAGGTGGGCATTCCCGTGGAGCCGCTCGATCCGCGCCCGCTGGACATCGCGATTGACGGTGCGGATGAGATCGCGCCGAACCTCGACCTGATCAAGGGCCTGGGCGGGGCGCTGCTGCGCGAGAAACTGACCGAGGTGCAGGCGCGGCGGTTCATCGTGATCGCCGACCACACGAAACTGGTGGAGCACATCGGGGAGAAGTCCGCGCTGCCTATCGAGATCGCCCGTTTCGGGTTCCTGAGCACCATCGAGCGCCTGCGCGCCATCCTCCCGTCGGGGCGGTTGCGGCAGCCGGGCGCGCAGCCGTACGTGACCGACAACGGCAACTACATCTTCGACGCGCAGATTCCCGCCGGGACGGACATCGCCGCGCTGGAACGCCAGCTGAAGGGCACGCTGGGCGTCGTGGACACGGGCCTGTTCCTGGGCATGGCCGAGCGCGCGTTCGTGGCCGCCCCGGACGGCGTGACCGAACTGACGCCCCGCTGA
- a CDS encoding ABC transporter ATP-binding protein: protein MTGDRGGAGDAAVRVRDLRKGYVVHEKEPGFLGSLRSFVSRRSRVVEAVRGVSFDLAPGEVVGFLGPNGAGKTTTLKMLSGLLHPSGGEVRVAGFEPGRRENAFLRQITLVMGQKQQLIWDLPALDSFLVNQAIYEIPDAQFRATMAEFTEVLGLEGILKKQVRKLSLGERMKCELAAALLHRPKVLFLDEPTIGLDVNMQESVRAFVQDYNARYGATVMLTSHYMADVTALARRILVIDRGEVVFDGDLARLAEQGGGGKTVRLQLRRPATAEELGRFGSEVRVNGLSAELTVPRALVSERAAALLAELDVADLTVEDPSIESVMASIFGARAGQAGQPERTPEPA from the coding sequence ATGACGGGTGATCGGGGTGGGGCGGGGGACGCGGCGGTGCGGGTGCGTGACCTGCGCAAGGGGTACGTGGTGCACGAGAAGGAGCCGGGGTTCCTGGGGAGCCTGCGGTCGTTCGTGAGCCGCAGGTCGCGGGTGGTGGAGGCGGTGCGGGGCGTGTCGTTCGATCTCGCGCCGGGCGAGGTGGTGGGGTTCCTGGGGCCGAACGGGGCGGGGAAGACCACGACCCTGAAGATGCTGTCCGGGCTGCTGCACCCGTCGGGCGGCGAGGTGCGCGTGGCGGGCTTCGAACCGGGGCGGCGGGAGAACGCGTTCCTGCGGCAGATCACGCTGGTAATGGGGCAGAAGCAGCAGCTCATCTGGGACCTCCCGGCGCTGGATTCGTTCCTGGTGAATCAGGCGATCTACGAGATCCCGGACGCGCAGTTCCGGGCGACGATGGCGGAGTTCACGGAGGTCTTGGGTCTGGAGGGCATCCTGAAGAAGCAGGTGCGCAAGCTGTCGCTGGGCGAGCGGATGAAGTGCGAGCTGGCGGCGGCGTTGCTGCACCGCCCGAAGGTGCTGTTCCTGGATGAGCCGACGATCGGGCTGGACGTGAACATGCAGGAGTCGGTGCGGGCGTTCGTGCAGGACTACAACGCGCGGTATGGGGCGACGGTGATGCTCACGAGTCATTACATGGCGGACGTGACGGCCCTGGCCCGCCGCATTCTGGTGATCGACCGGGGTGAGGTGGTGTTCGACGGGGATCTGGCCCGCCTGGCCGAGCAGGGCGGCGGCGGGAAGACCGTGCGCCTGCAACTGCGCCGCCCCGCGACCGCCGAGGAGCTGGGCCGTTTCGGGTCGGAGGTGCGCGTGAACGGCCTGAGCGCCGAGCTGACGGTGCCGCGCGCGCTGGTCAGTGAACGGGCGGCGGCGCTGCTGGCGGAACTGGACGTGGCGGACCTGACGGTGGAGGACCCGAGTATCGAGAGCGTGATGGCGTCCATTTTCGGCGCGCGGGCCGGTCAGGCTGGTCAGCCGGAACGCACCCCGGAGCCCGCGTGA
- a CDS encoding ABC transporter permease, giving the protein MAEYRAEVVIWMLSGTLSLVMMLVWMAQAAAAPGGQIRGYSAPEFATYFLSTWLVSQLLVVWVSHELDFQIRQGTLSPQLLRPVDPMWLHVASHVAERLVRIVPLLALVGVFTWLSGASFTREWWAYPAALGLAALGFSVRFLYEYAIGLLAFWTESSASFQEVVWLVYAALGGMFAPLAFYPEWVQRVAVWTPFPYMLGLPAQLLAGKATLAQAGRGALVLLVWLAVFWVVRLLVWRVGLRKYGAVGA; this is encoded by the coding sequence ATGGCCGAGTACCGCGCCGAGGTCGTCATCTGGATGCTGTCGGGCACGCTGTCCCTGGTCATGATGCTCGTCTGGATGGCGCAGGCGGCCGCCGCGCCCGGCGGGCAGATCCGCGGCTACAGCGCGCCGGAGTTCGCCACGTACTTCCTGTCCACGTGGCTGGTGTCGCAGCTGCTGGTGGTGTGGGTGTCGCACGAACTGGACTTCCAGATTCGGCAGGGGACGCTGTCGCCGCAGCTGCTGCGCCCGGTGGACCCCATGTGGCTGCACGTCGCGTCGCACGTCGCCGAGCGGCTGGTGCGGATCGTGCCGCTGCTGGCACTGGTGGGGGTGTTCACGTGGCTGTCCGGCGCGTCGTTCACGCGCGAGTGGTGGGCCTACCCGGCCGCGCTGGGGCTGGCGGCGCTGGGCTTCAGCGTGCGGTTCCTGTACGAGTACGCGATCGGCCTGCTGGCCTTCTGGACCGAGAGCAGCGCGTCCTTCCAGGAGGTCGTGTGGCTGGTGTACGCCGCGCTGGGCGGCATGTTCGCGCCGCTGGCCTTCTACCCCGAATGGGTGCAGCGCGTGGCCGTCTGGACGCCGTTCCCGTACATGCTGGGCCTCCCCGCGCAACTCCTGGCCGGGAAGGCCACCCTCGCGCAGGCCGGGCGCGGCGCGCTGGTCCTGCTCGTGTGGCTCGCGGTGTTCTGGGTCGTCCGCCTGCTCGTCTGGCGCGTCGGCCTCCGCAAATACGGCGCGGTGGGCGCATGA
- a CDS encoding ABC transporter permease has translation MRRYLRLVRIFVGATLSAQLEYRANFLGAVLASLGEVGVALLGISILFGQPGVTQVGGWSFREALLVTGFFMLTEGVISVFIQPNMSKIAEAVRTGNMDFTLLKPIDAQFNVSTRNLNVLRFPDLLIGLGLIGYAAAGLEVTPGGALAAAVLYGSAVVIVYCIYLGLSTTAFWFVKTQNVTELFSGVFGAARFPVAAFPVPVRFVLTFVLPVAFITTVPAQALTGALGGGLALASPLIAAALFLATRLFWRYAVASYTSASS, from the coding sequence ATGAGACGCTACCTGCGCCTGGTGCGCATCTTCGTGGGGGCGACCCTGTCGGCGCAGCTGGAGTACCGGGCGAATTTCCTGGGTGCGGTGCTGGCGAGTCTGGGTGAGGTGGGGGTGGCGCTGCTGGGCATCAGCATCCTGTTCGGGCAGCCGGGCGTGACGCAGGTGGGGGGCTGGTCGTTCCGGGAGGCGCTCCTCGTGACAGGATTTTTCATGTTGACCGAGGGCGTGATCAGTGTGTTCATCCAGCCGAACATGTCGAAGATCGCCGAGGCGGTGCGGACGGGGAACATGGATTTCACGCTGCTGAAGCCGATTGACGCGCAGTTCAACGTGAGTACCCGGAACCTGAACGTGCTGCGTTTCCCGGACCTGCTGATCGGGCTGGGGTTGATCGGATACGCGGCGGCCGGGCTGGAGGTCACGCCGGGCGGGGCGCTGGCGGCGGCAGTCCTGTACGGGTCGGCGGTGGTGATCGTGTACTGCATCTACCTGGGCCTGAGCACGACGGCGTTCTGGTTCGTGAAGACGCAGAACGTCACGGAACTGTTCAGTGGGGTGTTCGGCGCGGCGCGCTTCCCGGTGGCGGCGTTCCCGGTGCCGGTGCGGTTCGTGCTGACGTTCGTGCTGCCCGTGGCGTTCATCACGACGGTGCCTGCGCAGGCGCTGACGGGCGCGCTGGGCGGGGGCTTGGCGCTGGCGTCCCCGCTGATCGCGGCGGCGCTGTTCCTGGCCACCCGCCTGTTCTGGCGGTACGCGGTCGCGAGTTACACGAGCGCGAGCAGCTGA
- a CDS encoding NADH:flavin oxidoreductase/NADH oxidase, whose amino-acid sequence MTDGPLLFQPLKLRDVTLPNRVVVSPMCMYSAQGGLANDFHLVHLGQYALAGTGLIFTEATAVSPEGRISPEDLGLWEDRQITPLGRVTDFVHAQGGVIGVQLAHAGRKASTYAPWRGRGAVPPERGGWDVIGPDATAYNESFPQPHAMTGEDISGLVGAFRQAARRAEIAGFDVVEIHAAHGYLLHQFLSPLANSRTDDYGGTFENRTRLVLEVTRAVRDVWPHHKPLFVRLSATDWAPGGWDESQTVVLAGLLAREGVDVLDLSSGGLTPEQQITPAPGYQTPFAAQVKAAVPDLTVMTVGMIDTPERAEGILRNGDADLIALARPMLGDPHWVQAAARDLGAAHPLPAPYARSTRTT is encoded by the coding sequence ATGACTGACGGTCCCCTCCTGTTCCAGCCGCTGAAACTCCGCGACGTGACGCTACCCAACCGCGTCGTCGTGTCGCCCATGTGCATGTACTCCGCGCAGGGCGGACTGGCGAACGACTTCCATCTGGTGCACCTGGGCCAGTACGCGCTGGCCGGGACGGGCCTGATCTTCACCGAGGCCACCGCCGTCAGCCCGGAGGGCCGCATCAGCCCCGAGGACCTGGGCCTGTGGGAGGACCGGCAGATCACGCCGCTGGGCCGCGTGACCGACTTCGTGCACGCGCAGGGCGGCGTGATCGGGGTGCAGCTGGCGCACGCGGGCCGCAAGGCCAGCACCTACGCGCCCTGGCGCGGGCGCGGCGCGGTGCCGCCCGAACGCGGCGGCTGGGACGTGATCGGCCCGGACGCCACCGCCTACAACGAATCGTTCCCGCAGCCGCACGCCATGACCGGGGAAGACATCTCGGGCCTCGTGGGGGCGTTCAGGCAAGCGGCCCGCCGCGCCGAGATCGCCGGGTTCGACGTGGTCGAGATCCACGCCGCGCACGGGTACCTCCTGCACCAGTTCCTCTCGCCGCTGGCGAACAGCCGCACGGACGACTACGGCGGGACGTTCGAGAACCGCACCCGCCTCGTGCTGGAGGTCACGCGCGCCGTACGCGACGTCTGGCCGCACCACAAGCCGCTGTTCGTGCGCCTCAGCGCCACCGACTGGGCGCCCGGCGGCTGGGACGAATCGCAGACCGTCGTGCTGGCAGGCCTGCTCGCCCGCGAGGGCGTGGACGTGCTGGACCTCAGCAGCGGCGGCCTGACGCCCGAGCAGCAGATCACGCCCGCGCCCGGCTACCAGACCCCCTTCGCCGCGCAGGTGAAGGCCGCCGTGCCGGACCTGACCGTCATGACCGTCGGCATGATCGACACGCCCGAACGCGCCGAGGGCATCCTGCGCAACGGGGACGCGGACCTGATCGCCCTGGCCCGCCCCATGCTGGGTGACCCGCACTGGGTGCAGGCCGCGGCCCGTGACCTCGGCGCGGCGCACCCGCTGCCCGCTCCGTACGCCCGCAGCACCCGCACCACCTGA
- a CDS encoding MFS transporter, producing the protein MQATLSTTRHAAAIAVAVTAGHFINDAYSAMLTPLTPALQAKYGVSIAAVTFLGSVYSLTSSVLQPVLGILGERLDRRYAAALGPLMTGIGLTLMGFVPWFGALVLLVAVAGFGSGFFHPAGAAYVAQHSPPDKRGLWASLFSAGGTAGMALGPVFAGVGLTHLPWFALIGVVIAAITFAVTPSGVQKAKRIPLRDYAGIFRGPLVWLWAMAVLRSLASMGYNAMLPFMLLARGYGAREVALTLAVYSVASAIGGIVGGRLSDRVGRVTVLRGAILTTIPFFALLILSSPANWWFYPLTFIVGAAVNASIPVGVVTAQEYAPGHVAVASSIMMGFSWGFAGLLVFLVGALADATSPTTAALAALSLLIPSAIIAARLPEPQKVQFS; encoded by the coding sequence ATGCAGGCCACCCTGAGCACCACCCGCCACGCCGCCGCGATCGCGGTCGCCGTGACCGCCGGGCACTTCATCAACGACGCGTACAGCGCCATGCTCACGCCCCTCACGCCCGCCCTGCAGGCCAAGTACGGGGTCAGCATCGCCGCCGTCACGTTCCTGGGCAGCGTCTACTCCCTGACGAGCAGTGTCCTCCAGCCCGTGCTGGGCATCCTCGGCGAGCGCCTCGACCGCCGCTACGCCGCCGCACTCGGACCCCTCATGACCGGCATCGGCCTGACCCTCATGGGTTTCGTGCCGTGGTTCGGGGCGCTGGTCCTGCTGGTCGCGGTGGCAGGCTTCGGCAGCGGCTTCTTCCACCCCGCCGGGGCCGCGTACGTCGCGCAACACAGCCCCCCCGACAAACGGGGCCTGTGGGCCAGTCTGTTCAGCGCGGGCGGCACCGCGGGCATGGCGCTCGGCCCCGTGTTCGCGGGCGTGGGCCTCACGCACCTGCCGTGGTTCGCACTGATCGGCGTCGTGATCGCCGCGATCACCTTCGCCGTCACGCCCAGCGGCGTGCAGAAGGCCAAACGGATTCCTCTGCGCGACTACGCGGGTATCTTCCGGGGCCCCCTCGTCTGGCTGTGGGCCATGGCGGTCCTGCGCTCACTGGCCAGCATGGGCTACAACGCCATGCTGCCGTTCATGCTCCTCGCCCGCGGGTACGGGGCGCGCGAAGTCGCCCTCACCCTGGCCGTGTACTCCGTCGCCAGCGCCATCGGCGGCATCGTCGGCGGACGCCTCAGCGACCGCGTGGGCCGCGTCACCGTCCTGCGCGGCGCGATCCTCACGACCATCCCCTTCTTCGCGCTGCTGATCCTCTCCAGCCCCGCCAACTGGTGGTTCTACCCCCTCACGTTCATCGTGGGCGCCGCCGTGAACGCCAGCATCCCCGTCGGCGTCGTCACCGCGCAGGAATACGCGCCCGGCCACGTCGCCGTCGCCAGCTCCATCATGATGGGCTTCTCCTGGGGCTTCGCGGGCCTCCTCGTGTTCCTCGTCGGTGCGCTGGCCGACGCCACCAGCCCCACCACCGCCGCCCTCGCCGCGCTGAGCCTGCTGATCCCCAGCGCCATCATCGCCGCGCGCCTCCCGGAACCGCAGAAGGTGCAGTTCAGCTGA
- a CDS encoding low temperature requirement protein A: protein MTGQIRDGSRRPAGQHGGWHPDLWLASAAGPDGAGCVKCPALVPGVVPGSTWTHVQCPVPFPTPSAQPRARSPSGVLAELLYDLVFVVVVAQLAHRLTAHLNWAGLGEFALLFVPVWWAWTNEVYYTTRFDSDDDRVKRLFGAAQLLALVGVAAAIGQGVEGHAADLFAACYALIRTVQLLELVRAGRFVPEATTFTGYFVQGHSVGLSLWWVSLVLPDAWKPWVWTVGLALEIGTSLRAGRLYEQFPPHVAHLPERFGLFVLLVLGESFTGAAHGLLDSRLDPAALGLTALCVLLAVGVWWTYFDRLDDDAVRALARRGRSRPYLIWLYVHLPLTLTITSLGVAVSLVQVRATEGHFAPVAWLLGGSLALYLLCESVVCATGVGARQPTLAFTWGVRTRLLTVPVLALLPLVTRQPAPLVGWCAALIWLIALGDWFLEAQGQGGRETVPPQDT, encoded by the coding sequence GTGACCGGCCAGATCAGGGACGGAAGCCGCCGTCCGGCGGGGCAACACGGTGGATGGCATCCCGACCTGTGGCTTGCGTCGGCGGCCGGGCCTGATGGGGCTGGATGCGTGAAGTGTCCGGCACTGGTGCCCGGTGTGGTCCCGGGGTCAACATGGACGCATGTCCAGTGCCCCGTCCCGTTCCCGACCCCGTCTGCGCAACCGCGAGCGAGGTCACCGTCAGGCGTCCTGGCGGAACTGCTGTACGACCTGGTGTTCGTCGTGGTGGTGGCTCAGCTGGCCCACCGGCTGACGGCGCACCTGAACTGGGCCGGTCTGGGTGAATTCGCGCTGCTGTTCGTGCCGGTCTGGTGGGCATGGACGAACGAGGTCTACTACACGACCCGATTCGACAGTGACGACGACCGCGTGAAACGGTTGTTCGGAGCGGCGCAGCTGCTGGCGCTGGTAGGGGTCGCAGCGGCCATCGGGCAGGGCGTGGAGGGACATGCCGCGGACCTGTTCGCCGCGTGCTACGCCCTGATCCGCACGGTGCAGCTGCTGGAACTGGTGCGGGCGGGACGGTTCGTGCCGGAGGCGACGACCTTCACGGGGTATTTCGTGCAGGGGCACAGCGTGGGCCTGAGCCTGTGGTGGGTGTCGCTGGTCCTGCCGGACGCCTGGAAGCCGTGGGTATGGACGGTGGGGCTGGCGCTGGAGATCGGCACGAGTCTACGGGCGGGGCGGCTGTACGAGCAGTTCCCGCCGCACGTGGCGCACCTGCCGGAACGGTTCGGCCTGTTCGTCCTGCTCGTCTTGGGCGAGAGCTTCACCGGCGCGGCTCACGGGCTGCTGGACAGCCGACTGGACCCGGCGGCGCTGGGCCTGACGGCCCTGTGCGTGCTGCTGGCGGTGGGGGTGTGGTGGACGTACTTCGACCGGCTGGACGACGACGCCGTGCGGGCCCTGGCGCGGCGGGGGCGCAGCCGACCGTACCTGATCTGGCTGTATGTGCACTTGCCGCTGACGCTGACGATCACGTCGCTGGGCGTGGCAGTCAGTCTGGTGCAGGTCCGGGCGACTGAGGGGCACTTTGCTCCGGTCGCCTGGCTGCTGGGCGGGTCGCTGGCCCTGTACCTGCTGTGTGAGTCGGTGGTGTGCGCCACGGGGGTGGGGGCGCGCCAGCCGACCCTGGCGTTCACCTGGGGAGTGCGGACCCGGCTGCTGACCGTGCCGGTCCTGGCCCTGCTGCCGCTCGTGACGCGGCAGCCCGCGCCCCTGGTGGGGTGGTGTGCCGCTTTGATCTGGCTGATCGCGCTGGGCGACTGGTTTCTGGAGGCGCAGGGGCAGGGCGGGAGGGAGACCGTGCCGCCGCAGGACACTTGA